Proteins co-encoded in one Kribbella qitaiheensis genomic window:
- a CDS encoding DUF6766 family protein, producing the protein MDEPAPQDEDPRGHRDDPDAPWPVRHGSELVLRLYENSLAVAFGLCFALSIWLHAVTGAGAYSEDQQVHGGEAVTTWQYVRTSQFWFESFQNWQCEFLAVAAIIGGSIYLRQRSSSQSKPVHAPNAKTGD; encoded by the coding sequence CTGGATGAACCGGCACCGCAGGATGAAGACCCCCGCGGTCATCGTGACGATCCTGACGCGCCTTGGCCGGTGCGGCATGGTTCGGAGCTTGTCCTGCGGCTCTACGAGAACTCGCTGGCTGTTGCCTTTGGCCTCTGTTTCGCGCTCTCCATCTGGTTGCATGCCGTCACCGGCGCCGGCGCGTACAGCGAGGACCAGCAGGTGCACGGGGGCGAGGCGGTCACGACGTGGCAGTACGTCCGCACATCGCAGTTCTGGTTCGAGTCGTTCCAGAACTGGCAGTGCGAGTTCCTCGCCGTCGCGGCGATCATCGGCGGCTCGATCTACCTGCGTCAACGGTCGTCGTCCCAGTCGAAGCCCGTCCACGCCCCGAACGCAAAAACCGGCGACTGA
- a CDS encoding ZIP family metal transporter translates to MAVWLQAGLWGLLAGAALVVGAAVAWFAQVPRRVVASVMAFGAGVLISALAFDLVDEAETKGGLLPTIIGFLGGAAAYVVANVILARRGARHRKRSEGQQPSEAQQQGSGAAIAIGALLDGIPESVVLGLSLLGGHGIGVAVLVAIFISNLPEGLSSVAGMKRSGRSAQYVFGVWGGIALASGAAGLLGVVFLQGASPVAVAIITAVAAGAILAMVADTMIPEAFERTHLYTGLIATIGFIVSFAVERL, encoded by the coding sequence ATGGCGGTTTGGCTGCAGGCTGGACTGTGGGGGCTGCTGGCAGGAGCCGCTTTGGTCGTCGGTGCGGCTGTCGCCTGGTTCGCCCAGGTGCCCCGGCGGGTGGTGGCCAGTGTCATGGCGTTCGGTGCCGGCGTTCTCATCTCGGCGTTGGCGTTCGACCTGGTCGATGAGGCTGAAACGAAAGGCGGCCTGCTTCCGACAATCATCGGATTCCTCGGCGGCGCGGCCGCCTACGTAGTAGCCAACGTCATTCTTGCTCGTCGCGGAGCGCGTCACCGGAAAAGGTCGGAAGGTCAGCAGCCTTCAGAGGCCCAGCAACAAGGCAGCGGAGCAGCCATCGCCATCGGAGCCCTGCTCGACGGAATACCAGAATCGGTGGTACTCGGCTTGTCGCTACTGGGCGGGCACGGCATCGGGGTGGCGGTCCTGGTGGCGATCTTCATCTCCAACCTCCCCGAAGGACTTTCGAGCGTCGCCGGGATGAAGCGCAGCGGTCGCAGCGCGCAGTACGTGTTCGGTGTCTGGGGAGGCATCGCCCTGGCCAGCGGAGCCGCCGGCCTGCTCGGCGTCGTCTTTCTCCAAGGAGCCTCACCGGTGGCTGTTGCCATCATCACCGCAGTCGCGGCGGGCGCGATCTTGGCGATGGTCGCCGACACCATGATCCCCGAAGCGTTCGAGCGGACCCACCTCTACACCGGCCTGATCGCCACCATCGGATTCATAGTGTCCTTCGCAGTCGAACGCCTCTGA
- a CDS encoding DUF6766 family protein, which translates to MRWLRLRALLLANLALFALFMVGVLLTGHAHENEDLTDHDQPTQMLAQYAGSSSFGETVFENWESEFLQMGMYVLLTIFLVSEGLGRVSSTG; encoded by the coding sequence ATGCGATGGCTTCGATTGAGAGCGCTGCTGCTGGCCAACCTGGCGTTGTTCGCTCTGTTCATGGTCGGTGTGTTGCTGACGGGGCACGCTCATGAGAACGAGGACCTGACCGATCACGATCAGCCGACGCAAATGTTGGCGCAGTACGCGGGTTCATCGTCGTTCGGAGAGACCGTCTTCGAGAACTGGGAGTCGGAGTTCTTGCAGATGGGCATGTACGTGCTGCTGACCATCTTCCTCGTTTCAGAAGGGCTCGGCCGAGTCTCGTCCACTGGATGA